One genomic segment of Tubulanus polymorphus chromosome 4, tnTubPoly1.2, whole genome shotgun sequence includes these proteins:
- the LOC141903840 gene encoding uncharacterized protein LOC141903840 — MRLALQSFRTVLLLSRRILPQRTRRISHNDINSLRKISLSRALSTSKCFYDEKNNEADINTPEDVEKAGITKSRWAEVPIEQITLKEIGLMTKDEQIHIADRWFESLTSEQKKYYDLMKMEYDVMLSTGHHVPRQMEMYMWMKICMDPSYANRRRTYKYLAIVEQQGLKAEKKRLKKREHLESLPKTEYRDEDGGFHYTTFRRNSFLQRIERPMMNRFYYNNIYNALLWGQKLVFDFDYDDIMRPRDITNMIDQFLESHGHNRVHRDPFYFYVCNASPDSASVQRLYRSASGIDEYPFTVTEKSYLDIFPRDKLVYLSPNAPAMLEDYNHDDVYIVGGLVDKIVCQPVTMAKAKREGIRMAKLPIDLYYRFVSGSKSLSLDQITRILLDMKDTGDWTTALRHIPKRKVIPMSEIREEERRRDERRAEAMRKRATRNRRSNYHY, encoded by the exons ATGAGACTCGCGTTGCAAAGTTTTCGAACCGTTTTACTGTTAAGCAGGAGAATTCTGCCGCAAAGAACTAGACGAATATCTCATAACGATATTAATAGTCTTCGGAAAATCTCATTGAGTCGAGCGCTGTCAACTTCGAAATGTTTTTATGACGAGAAAAACAATGAAGCAGATATAAACACACCAGAAGATGTAGAAAAGGCCGGAATAACAAAAAGTCGATGGGCTGAAGTACCGATCGAACAGATCACTTTGAAAGAAATCGGTCTGATGACTAAAGATGAACAGATTCATATCGCTGATCGTTGGTTCGAATCATTGACGTCCGAACAGAAAAAATATTACGACCTCATGAAAATGGAGTACGACGTAATGTTGTCGACTGGTCACCACGTTCCTAGACAGATGGAGATGTATATGTGGATGAAAATATGCATGGATCCGTCATACGCTAATCGTCGCCGTACGTATAAATACCTCGCGATCGTCGAGCAACAAGGTTTGAAAGCCGAGAAAAAACGATTGAAAAAACGCGAACATTTAGAATCGCTGCCGAAGACCGAATACCGCGACGAGGACGGCGGATTTCATTATACGACGTTCAGACGTAACTCATTCTTACAACGAATCGAACGACCGATGATGAATCGATTTTACTACAACAATATCTACAACGCGTTACTATGGGGACAGAAACTCGTGTTCGATTTCGACTACGACGATATCATGCGTCCGCGAGATATCACGAATATGATCGATCAGTTTCTCGAATCGCACGGACACAATCGCGTTCACCGCGATCCGTTTTATTTCTATGTGTGTAACGCGTCGCCCGATTCGGCGTCGGTGCAGCGTCTCTACCGCAGCGCGTCGGGAATCGACGAATACCCGTTCACCGTCACCGAGAAAAGCTACTTAGATATATTTCCACGTGATAAGTTAGTTTACTTGTCACCGAATGCACCGGCGATGCTCGAGGACTATAATCACGATGATGTGTATATCGTCGGTGGATTAGTCGATAAGATTGTCTGTCAACCGGTTACGATGGCAAAAGCGAAGCGCGAAGGCATTCGTATGGCCAAGTTACCAATTGATCTTTATTACAG ATTTGTCAGCGGATCGAAGTCTTTGTCGTTGGATCAAATAACGCGTATTCTTTTAGATATGAAAGACACGGGTGATTGGACGACGGCACTTCGTCATATTCCCAAACGTAAAGTTATACCGATGTCGGAAATTCGCGAGGAAGAACGACGACGTGATGAGAGGAGGGCCGAGGCCATGCGTAAACGAGCAACGCGTAACAGAAGATCAAACTACCATTACTAG
- the LOC141903360 gene encoding somatostatin receptor type 1-like yields the protein MAGNVSSGRAATRDFISFTNIYRAYIFPVIVFSGIAGNCISLVVFPRLKRHDKSTAHYLSFLAASDLLNILSNGLIDSWLYNALRDIGAANVNVLGSSSVVCKLLRYIWYVTTFTSTWNLTLFNVEKCIAIRYPMKRSRIVTSKRRKRALFVVLAVGCLIRAPFLHSYDIVLNKNGELECSLLFKRLTSYGTLLMILFEWLTSFIIPWLAITVSSIFIMAAIFKWRKERLIAYTGGSGTKQSYKFVLNLTSVSAIFLITVSPAIALWGMFWLQHFFKVTFGIESKYDVLKLALISTNVQDLNFCLNFFIYVICLDFYRAEVRYILLRCC from the coding sequence ATGGCTGGAAATGTTTCGAGCGGACGTGCAGCGACTAGAGACTTCATCTCATTCACAAACATCTACCGCGCGTATATATTTCCTGTGATTGTATTTAGTGGTATCGCTGGGAATTGCATTTCGCTGGTCGTCTTTCCTCGTTTGAAGCGTCACGACAAATCGACGGCGCATTATCTAAGTTTTTTAGCTGCCAGTGACTTGCTCAATATACTTTCAAACGGCTTAATTGATAGTTGGCTGTACAACGCTCTACGAGATATCGGGGCAGCTAACGTCAACGTTTTAGGATCCAGTAGCGTCGTCTGTAAATTATTAAGATATATCTGGTATGTAACTACGTTTACATCGACCTGGAACTTAACCCTGTTTAACGTCGAAAAATGTATCGCCATCAGATACCCGATGAAACGTAGTAGAATTGTTACATCTAAACGACGAAAACGTGCCCTGTTTGTAGTACTAGCGGTCGGCTGTCTGATAAGGGCTCCTTTTCTACACTCATATGATATCGTATTGAACAAAAATGGTGAACTTGAATGCAGCTTATTGTTCAAACGTTTGACGTCTTACGGTACACttctaatgattttgtttgaatGGCTAACATCTTTTATCATACCATGGCTGGCGATCACAGTTTCCAGTATTTTCATTATGGCCGCCATTTTTAAATGGCGCAAGGAAAGACTGATTGCATACACCGGCGGGAGTGGTACAAAACAATCGTATAAATTCGTGCTTAATCTGACATCTGTATCGGccatttttctcatcacaGTTTCGCCGGCTATTGCTCTATGGGGAATGTTCTGGCTGCAGCATTTCTTCAAAGTTACATTTGGAATTGAAAGCAAATACGACGTACTGAAACTAGCGCTGATTTCGACTAATGTGCAAGACTTGAATTTTTGTCTGAACTTTTTCATCTACGTCATATGCCTAGATTTCTACCGCGCCGAGGTTCGTTACATATTGCTCAGATGCTGCTAG
- the LOC141903986 gene encoding translational activator of cytochrome c oxidase 1-like produces the protein MSLIIATQSLRGNLSSTISFMTRHAASSRYSGAVIQRQHVASFYTNIKLYAGHSKWQNIRHIKAAKDKERMNMTSKIVLKMNIAIKEGGSADPKLNRQLERAILEAESKDVPKSTIQNALKRAGEKSKDGKVIHVEMKGPGNCFLIVEVLTDKATRTRQKIQNILKSTGGQLLDNGMTRFSFDYKGIAHLPYEGEENLDTAMEHAIEAGAEDVQSVLDSSGRNVYEFHCDTKDLHKMTKHLESTTGKTVTHSKLEYVPTNFVKLNKNQLEFLSILYDKLDNFEDPVLSIYDNVEPDVE, from the exons ATGTCACTAATCATAGCGACTCAGAGTTTGAGAGGAAACCTGTCATCGACAATATCATTTATGACTCGTCACGCGGCTAGTTCTCGCTACAGTGGGGCAGTTATCCAACGTCAACATGTGGCTAGTTTTTATACAAATATCAAGTTATACGCCGGACACAGCAAGTGGCAGAATATCCGACATATCAAAGCAGCGAAAGACAAAGAAAGAATGAATATGACCTCAAAAATTGTACTCAAAATGAATATAGCAATAAAGG AAGGTGGAAGTGCAGATCCGAAACTGAATCGTCAGTTGGAACGCGCGATTCTCGAAGCAGAATCGAAAGATGTTCCAaaatcaacgattcaaaatgctttaaaaCGTGCC GGCGAAAAGAGTAAAGATGGAAAAGTGATACACGTAGAGATGAAAGGGCCCGGCAACTGTTTCCTTATTGTTGAAGTATTGACTGATAAAGCCACACGTACtagacaaaaaattcaaaacattcTAAAATCCACAGG aggGCAATTGCTAGATAACGGTATGACGAGATTCTCATTCGATTACAAAGGCATCGCGCATTTACCATATGAGGGTGAAGAAAATTTGGATACAGCGATGGAACACGCCATTGAGGCAGGAGCTGAAGATGTTCAATCAGTGTTAGATTCATCAGGAAGAAATGTCTATGAA TTTCATTGCGACACCAAAGATCTCCACAAAATGACAAAACATTTGGAGTCTACGACGGGAAAAACTGTTACGCATTCGAAACTGGAATATGTACCGACGAACTTTGtaaaattaaacaaaaatcaactagaatTTTTATCGATTTTGTACGATAAACTGGATAACTTCGAAGATCCAGTTCTCAGTATTTATGACAATGTTGAACCAGATGTTGAATGA